A window of Plutella xylostella chromosome 19, ilPluXylo3.1, whole genome shotgun sequence contains these coding sequences:
- the LOC105388048 gene encoding uncharacterized protein LOC105388048, translating into MKILSFKRRLFRRFVRDDEDPIDASKKMISLIQGLVGISDVFGDRERSFSCLSIVGIVLTTTFVYVGNVSQVLYLLHVLPDRLEAFKACNCISATSVPLSTFVFMWTARNSLQKVFSMCRLGLTFASKDSLAHAALLRTLHKSQRLAWLVIANQGFSHFIYLVAPLLLTIFGNGRYLPTTPGDTYGLSPKYESPFFEITFILTTIATAFSAINQTGYIILFITLVGHELGNFYAISETLNNLHETMLDRNIPEDEKRTTIHNTLVFCIKHHQFVRKYHAMLKSLYQTIFGAHFLMMTIVLVTTLQTLNAWDVRNTILTGVTGILPLFLYCFGGELVISAGEEMAAALYSCGWELMPATQARLVLMMLRVTQKPLHLTAANIFVMNRETFGDVAQTVYKIYTVFN; encoded by the exons ATGAAGATATTATCTTTTAAACGAAGGTTATTCCGAAGATTTGTGAGAGACGATGAAGATCCTATAGACGCATCAAAGAAAATGATAAGTCTTATACAAGGATTGGTCGGGATCAGCGATGTCTTCGGGGATAGGGAACGCT CGTTCTCCTGTCTCTCAATCGTGGGCATCGTGCTCACGACCACGTTCGTGTACGTGGGCAACGTGAGCCAGGTCCTGTACCTGCTGCACGTGCTGCCCGACCGCCTGGAGGCGTTCAAGGCCTGCAACTGCATCAGCGCCACCAGCGTGCCGCTCTCCACCTTCGTGTTTATGTGGACCGCCAG AAACAGCCTCCAAAAAGTTTTCTCAATGTGTCGTTTGGGACTGACGTTCGCTTCTAAAGATAGTTTGGCGCATGCGGCACTGCTAAGGACTCTGCACAAGAGTCAGCGGCTGGCCTGGCTCGTCATAGCCAACCAGGGCTTCTCACACTTCATCTACCTCGTTGCTCCGTTGCTACTGACCATCTTCGGAAACGGACGCTATCTTCCCACCACGCCTGGAGATACTTATG GGCTCTCCCCAAAATACGAATCGCCATTCTTCGAAATTACCTTCATCCTTACAACAATAGCTACAGCTTTCTCTGCCATCAACCAAACCGGCTACATCATCCTCTTCATAACGCTCGTGGGCCACGAGCTCGGCAACTTCTACGCCATCTCGGAAACCCTCAACAACCTTCACGAGACAATGCTAGACAGAAACATCCCTGAAGATGAAAAGCGCACTACTATTCATAACACCCTGGTCTTTTGCATCAAGCACCACCAGTTCGTCCGCAAATACCACGCCATGTTAAAATCCCTGTATCAGACAATATTCGGCGCCCACTTCCTCATGATGACTATAGTCTTGGTCACCACACTGCAGACTTTGAACGCTTGGGACGTGAGAAATACAATCTTGACCGGTGTGACAGGAATTCTTCCTTTGTTCCTGTACTGTTTCGGTGGTGAGCTCGTGATATCGGCTGGTGAGGAGATGGCGGCTGCCCTATACTCGTGCGGGTGGGAGCTGATGCCGGCGACCCAGGCACGGCTGGTGCTCATGATGCTGAGGGTCACGCAGAAGCCTCTGCACTTGACTGCAGCGAACATCTTCGTGATGAACAGAGAGACATTCGGTGACGTCGCTCAGACTGTGTATAAGATTTATAcggtttttaattaa